In Desulfofundulus luciae, one DNA window encodes the following:
- a CDS encoding globin-coupled sensor protein — MKVMVDHEKSRQTQVQYLAISPEDLEIMARYRDLFVKEADRVVDYFYGHILQFPQLKKIIERHSNVNRLKETQKQYFISLTSPVLDEQYFKQRLYIGRKHLDIGLSPRWYLGAYQMYCQEIQRILIEHHGDDMAAVQRAFNAFARRINLDMQLAIENYIIQQLEQLMQMQQDVGKVAGVISHIADETNLLALNAAIEAARAGEHGRTFTVVAQAVRKLAQQSANSAKEIAGMIQKNSEAIMKMQKINDDNL; from the coding sequence ATGAAGGTAATGGTCGATCATGAAAAATCACGCCAGACTCAGGTCCAATACCTGGCCATTTCACCGGAAGACCTGGAGATTATGGCCCGGTACCGGGATTTGTTTGTGAAAGAAGCCGACCGCGTGGTGGATTATTTTTACGGGCACATTTTGCAGTTTCCCCAGCTCAAAAAAATTATCGAGAGGCACAGCAATGTAAACAGGCTTAAGGAAACCCAGAAGCAGTATTTTATCAGCCTGACTTCACCGGTTTTGGACGAGCAGTATTTCAAGCAACGCCTGTATATCGGGCGCAAGCACCTTGACATCGGCCTTTCCCCCCGCTGGTATTTGGGGGCCTATCAGATGTACTGCCAGGAGATCCAGCGCATTTTAATTGAACATCATGGAGATGATATGGCCGCCGTCCAGCGCGCTTTCAATGCTTTTGCCAGGAGGATCAACCTGGACATGCAGTTGGCAATCGAAAACTATATCATCCAGCAACTGGAACAATTGATGCAAATGCAGCAGGACGTGGGCAAGGTGGCGGGAGTCATTTCCCATATAGCCGATGAAACCAACCTCCTGGCTTTGAATGCGGCCATTGAGGCCGCGCGGGCCGGGGAGCACGGCCGCACCTTCACCGTGGTGGCCCAGGCGGTGCGCAAGCTGGCCCAGCAGTCGGCAAATTCCGCCAAAGAAATTGCCG